In Planctomycetota bacterium, the genomic window CTGTACTACGAACTGACGCCGCAGCGGCTGCGCTTCGCGTCGACCTTGCCCGCCATGATCGCCGCGGGCGATGTCGATACGTCGATCGACCCGATCGCGCTGCATCATTACATGACCTTCCACGCCGTCGTCCCCGCGCCGTACACGATGTTCAAAGGTGTGCGCAAACTGCCCCCCGCGACGATTATGACGATCGAATCCAGCGGGCAGGCGAAGTCCAAAACCTATTGGCATCCACAGTTCAACCGGCGCGAAGAAGACGCCAAACTCACCGCGGCGGATTGGCAGGAACTGATCCTCGATACGCTGCGCCGCTCGGTCAAACGCCGATTCATCGCCGATGTCCCCGTCGGCGTCCTGCTGTCGGGCGGGCTTGATTCGAGTCTCGTCGTGGGCCTCCTCGCCGAGTCCGGCCAGCAGCATCTCAACACGTTCTCGATCGGCTTCGAGTCCGTCAACGGCGAGGCCGGCAACGAGTTCAAGTATTCCGACCTGATCGCCAGGCACTTCGGCACGGAGCATCACCGCATTGCCGTCGAGTCCCCGCAGGCGATGGAACTTTTGCCCCGCTGCATCGAAGCGATGAGCGAACCGATGGTCAGTCACGATGTGATCGGCTTCTACCTCCTTTCGCAGGAAGTCGCCAAGCATGTCAAGGTTGTGCAGAGCGGGCAGGGGGCCGACGAAGTCTTCGCGGGCTATCACTGGTACCCCTCGATGGCGGCGAGCAAGGACGCTGTGACGGATTACGCGCGCGTGTTCTTCGACCGCCATCACGAGGACTACATCAAGGCCGTCAGCGCCGAATATGCGGACGACGACTTCTCGCGCGCGTTCGTGGCGGAGCATTTCGCGCAGTCCGGCGCGGACGCACCGATCGACAAGGCCCTGCGCCTCGACACGACGATCATGCTCGTGGACGACCCCGTCAAGCGCGTCGACAACATGACGATGGCGTGGGGCCTCGAAGCTCGCGTGCCCTTTCTCGATCACGAACTGGTCGAACTCGCCGGCCGCATCCCGCCGCAGCTCAAGATCGCTTCCGACGGCAAGGGCGTGCTCAAGGACGCGGCCCGGAAGGTGATCCCCCATGACGTGATCGACCGGGAAAAGGGCTACTTTCCGATGCCGGCGCTCAAGTACCTGCGCGGCGAATTTCTCGAAAAAGTGCGCGAAGTGCTCACCGACCCGGCGGCCCGGAAGCGCGGCCTGTTCAATCACGACTACGTGAACACGCTTCTCGCCGCCCCCGACGAGCACATCACGCCGCTGCGCGGCTCCAAGCTCTGGCAGATCGCCCTGCTGGAGTGGTGGCTTCAGACTCATCAGAAGTGAATTCACGGAAGGATTCGACCCATGCCCCGACGCGCCTCCACCGGTCTTCGCCTCGATCGTCTCGCCGGCCCGACGCAGCGCCATTGGGAGGACGCCCCCGCGCCGGATCATGCCCGGATGCGCGCCAATGTCGCGCTGCCCATGGGCTGGGGCCGTCTGCTGTTCGCGCATACTTATGACTCCGCCGAGTCGCTCGCCGCCGCGCTATGCGACGAGGAGCCGCACCAACGCGACATCGCGCTGTATGTGCGCGACCCGCACGTCGTGCTCTCGCTCGCGCCGCAGCGGCTTTTTCTCGATCCGTCGCACACCTATCGGCTCTGGTCCAACAACTACCGCCCGACGCAGCGGCAGACGCACGGCATGATCATCCGCCGCCTGCGCTCCCGCCGGGATGTCGAGCAGGTCAATCGCATCTATGCCTCCCGCGGGATGGTCAAGCTCGATCCCGACTGGGTCATGCGCGATGATGCCAATCGCCGTCTGTATCTTCACCTCGTCGCCGAGCAGCCGGTCGATGGGCAGATCATCGGCGCCGTCAGCGCGGTTGATCATGTCGAAGCGTTCGACGATCCCGAAAACGGCGCGAGTCTCTGGTGCCTCGCCGTCGATGCGCAGGTGTTCGCCCCCGGCATCGGCGAATCGCTGGTGCGTCACGTGATCGAGCATTTTCTGGCGCGCGAGCGCACGTACATCGACCTTTCCGTCATGCACGACAATCGTCTGGCGATCCGTCTCTACGAAAAGCTTGGCTTCGTCCGTATGCCCGCCTTCTGCGTCAAGCACAAAAACCCCATCAACGAACCGCTCTTCATCGCCCCCGCGCCCCCGGAACAGTTGAACCCTTATGCAAAGATTATTGTCGATGAAGCCCGCCGGCGGGGGATCGTCGTCGAGGTCGAAGACGCGGAAGTGGGCTATTTTCACCTGCATTTCGGCGGCCGCTCCGTCCGCTGCCGCGAATCGCTCAGCGAATTGACCACGGCCGTGGCGATGAGCCGGTGCGATGACAAGCGCGTGACGCGACGCGTGCTTGAGCGCGCCAAGCTGCGCGTCCCCGCCCAGTGCACCGCCGGCGAGCGCGACACGCACGAGACATTCCTGTCGCAGCATCAGCGCCTCGTCGTCAAACCCGCGCGGGGCGAACAGGGGGCGGGCATCCGCGTGGACCTATCGGACATGGGCGAAATCGAAGACGCCATCACGGCGGCGAAGTCGGTATGCGACGAAGTGTTGCTCGAGCAGTTCGTCGAAGGCGAGGACCTGCGCGTGGTCGTCATCGGCGAGAAGGTCGTCGCCGCCGCGGTGCGCCGGCCGGCCCAGATCGTCGGTACGGGCAAGCACACGGTTGGGCAACTCATCGAGATGTACAACCGCCGCCGCGCCGCCGCCACCGATGGCGAGAGCCGCGTGCCGATCGATGACGAGACGCGCCGCTGCATCAAAACAGCGGGGCGCGACATGGGCGATGTCCTGGCTGTCGACGAAACGCTGATCGTTCGCAAGACCGCGAACCTGCACACAGGCGGGACGATTCATGATGTGACCGCCGACCTGCACCCCGACCTCGCCGCCGCGTCGATCGAAGCGGCGCGGGCATTGGCGATCCCAGTCGTCGGGCTTGATCTGCTCGTCAAATCCCCGAGCGAATCCGAGTATGTGATCATCGAGGCCAACGAGCGGCCGGGCCTCGCGAACCACGAACCCCAACCAACCGCCGAGCGATTCATCGATCTGCTGTTCCCCAACAGTGCGATCGCTTCCTGACTTTTATGCCGAGGTTTCATGAACAAAATCCCCATCGACTCCGAGTACCTGACGCGCACGCTGCTCAAATTGCTGGAGATCCCCAGCCCGTCGGGATACACCGATGAGGTCGTGCGCTGTGTCGGGAAGGAACTCGAATCGCTGGGCATCGCGCACGAGATCACGCGCCGCGGCGCGATCCGCGCGAACCTCAAGGGCAGGACGAATTCGCCAAGCCGGGCGATTGTGTCGCATCTGGATACGCTGGGCGCGATGGTGCGCTGGCTCAAGCCGAACGGGCGAATGGGCGTGTCGCCGATCGGGACATGGCCGGCGCGATTCGCCGAGGGGGCGCGCGTGACGGTCATCACGCCGCGCGGCTCGTATCGCGGGACGATGCTGCCGCTCAAGGCGTCGGGGCATATCTACAACGAACAGGTCGAAACGCAGATCGCGAGCTGGGACAATCTGGAGCTGCGCGTCGATCACCCATGCGAGAACGATCAGGAGCTGTTTCATCTGGGACTGCGCGTGGGGGACTATGTCGCCGTCGACGCCCGGCCGGAGGTCGAGAATGGCTTCATCAATGCGCGGCACATCGATGACAAAGCCGGTGCGGCGTGCGTGTTGGCGGCGCTCGAAGCGGTGCAGCGCAGCGGCGTCGAACTGCCGCTGGATTGTCACGCGCTGTTCACGATCTTCGAGGAAGTCGGCTCCGGCGCGTCGGCGGTGCTTCACGGCGACATCGCCGAGTTGGTCGCCGTCGACAACGGCACGCCCGGCCCCGAGCAGAACGCCAGCGAGTTCGGCGTGACCGTCGCCATGATGGACATGAGCGGGCCGTTCGACTACCACCTGACGCAGAAGCTCCTGAATCTCTGCGAGCAGCATGACGTGCTGCACCAGCGCGACGTCATGCGGCACTACCGCTGCGACGCCGCCAGCGCCATCGAGGCGGGCAACGACATTCGCACCGCGCTGATCACGTTCGGCGTCGACGCGTCGCATGGTTACGAGCGCACGCACATGGATGCGCTGTCGAGCGTCACCACGCTTTTGACGCTGTACATGCAATCGGGTCCGACGGCGGCGCGCGATCAGCGCGAGCTTGGATCGCTGGAGGGATTCCCCGAGCAGCCGGGCGTGGAGGAAGCGCATCAGGAGCAGAGCCGGTGGATCCGCTCCGAAAGCTAGCGGACGCATCAGCGGCGGTCTTTTCGGAGGTTTTCGTCGAAGAATTGCGTGATGCGTTTGAAGGCGGAGCCGTCGTCGAAGATGTGATTGCCATGGCCGCCGAGGGGGTCGATGAGCAGATCGCTTTTGACGCCGGCGCGGCGGAGGGCGTCGTGCAGACGTTGGGCTTGGGAGACAGGGACGAGCGGATCGATTCGACCGTGAATGATCAGAAAGGGCGGATCGGTGGGATCGACGAAATAGAGCGGACTGGCGAGTTTGGCCAGGTCGGGCTTCTGTGCGGGCATGCCGCCGAGCAGCTTGTTGATCAGATCATCCGCGGCCGCCTTGAGCAGGCAATCTTCGTAGTGCAGCAAATCCGTCGGCCCCAGCGCGTCGCAGACCGCCTGCACATCCGACGATTGATCCAGGCAATCCCCTTCATCGCCTTCGAGCGCCTTTTCGCCGTGTCCGACCCCGAGCAGCGCGACAAGATGTCCGCCCGCCGAGGCGCCGACGGCGCCGATGCGCTTCGGGTCATAGCCGTACTTGT contains:
- a CDS encoding alpha/beta hydrolase fold domain-containing protein, which gives rise to MRHIMRSMLRALVLLSLASAPLLGADPKIDAVRIEKDAVYATVNGRALHVDLYVPQFKGPAKPPLVVWIHGGGWVGGNKANPPLMFMVNQGFALASVEYRFSNVAIYPAQIHDCKAAIRFLRASADKYGYDPKRIGAVGASAGGHLVALLGVGHGEKALEGDEGDCLDQSSDVQAVCDALGPTDLLHYEDCLLKAAADDLINKLLGGMPAQKPDLAKLASPLYFVDPTDPPFLIIHGRIDPLVPVSQAQRLHDALRRAGVKSDLLIDPLGGHGNHIFDDGSAFKRITQFFDENLRKDRR
- a CDS encoding N-acetylglutaminylglutamine amidotransferase translates to MCGICGEVAFDGLPPATDVVGEMNRRLTPRGPDAEGLYRHNGSIFGHRRLAIIDLSPKSDQPMIDKKLGLGIVYNGEIYNYRELKRELYRLGYHFFSEGDTEVLLKAYHAWGESFVEQLNGMFAFAIWDQKTGRVVLGRDRLGIKPLYYELTPQRLRFASTLPAMIAAGDVDTSIDPIALHHYMTFHAVVPAPYTMFKGVRKLPPATIMTIESSGQAKSKTYWHPQFNRREEDAKLTAADWQELILDTLRRSVKRRFIADVPVGVLLSGGLDSSLVVGLLAESGQQHLNTFSIGFESVNGEAGNEFKYSDLIARHFGTEHHRIAVESPQAMELLPRCIEAMSEPMVSHDVIGFYLLSQEVAKHVKVVQSGQGADEVFAGYHWYPSMAASKDAVTDYARVFFDRHHEDYIKAVSAEYADDDFSRAFVAEHFAQSGADAPIDKALRLDTTIMLVDDPVKRVDNMTMAWGLEARVPFLDHELVELAGRIPPQLKIASDGKGVLKDAARKVIPHDVIDREKGYFPMPALKYLRGEFLEKVREVLTDPAARKRGLFNHDYVNTLLAAPDEHITPLRGSKLWQIALLEWWLQTHQK
- a CDS encoding osmoprotectant NAGGN system M42 family peptidase — translated: MNKIPIDSEYLTRTLLKLLEIPSPSGYTDEVVRCVGKELESLGIAHEITRRGAIRANLKGRTNSPSRAIVSHLDTLGAMVRWLKPNGRMGVSPIGTWPARFAEGARVTVITPRGSYRGTMLPLKASGHIYNEQVETQIASWDNLELRVDHPCENDQELFHLGLRVGDYVAVDARPEVENGFINARHIDDKAGAACVLAALEAVQRSGVELPLDCHALFTIFEEVGSGASAVLHGDIAELVAVDNGTPGPEQNASEFGVTVAMMDMSGPFDYHLTQKLLNLCEQHDVLHQRDVMRHYRCDAASAIEAGNDIRTALITFGVDASHGYERTHMDALSSVTTLLTLYMQSGPTAARDQRELGSLEGFPEQPGVEEAHQEQSRWIRSES
- the ngg gene encoding N-acetylglutaminylglutamine synthetase — protein: MPRRASTGLRLDRLAGPTQRHWEDAPAPDHARMRANVALPMGWGRLLFAHTYDSAESLAAALCDEEPHQRDIALYVRDPHVVLSLAPQRLFLDPSHTYRLWSNNYRPTQRQTHGMIIRRLRSRRDVEQVNRIYASRGMVKLDPDWVMRDDANRRLYLHLVAEQPVDGQIIGAVSAVDHVEAFDDPENGASLWCLAVDAQVFAPGIGESLVRHVIEHFLARERTYIDLSVMHDNRLAIRLYEKLGFVRMPAFCVKHKNPINEPLFIAPAPPEQLNPYAKIIVDEARRRGIVVEVEDAEVGYFHLHFGGRSVRCRESLSELTTAVAMSRCDDKRVTRRVLERAKLRVPAQCTAGERDTHETFLSQHQRLVVKPARGEQGAGIRVDLSDMGEIEDAITAAKSVCDEVLLEQFVEGEDLRVVVIGEKVVAAAVRRPAQIVGTGKHTVGQLIEMYNRRRAAATDGESRVPIDDETRRCIKTAGRDMGDVLAVDETLIVRKTANLHTGGTIHDVTADLHPDLAAASIEAARALAIPVVGLDLLVKSPSESEYVIIEANERPGLANHEPQPTAERFIDLLFPNSAIAS